A window of the Vespa crabro chromosome 8, iyVesCrab1.2, whole genome shotgun sequence genome harbors these coding sequences:
- the LOC124426313 gene encoding isthmin-1-like isoform X2 — protein sequence MRSIQLMIYIIITLHLILAVTLIHYQAKNSPLRRIFNKTTTSVHFFPNLNTSFSLTISRRKREDDEIDDLLTRHSKNRKRHCKNNSTCSHIGTPEQMFQQDNDYESEESRLMTKIRASNEKDENINTQLEDIDIYNNRSSIIDGYVEDKDKDTIGDYDDNKDFPSIYKTSDDFSGMLTNLFQALLNASFETDHNNFKGLHFVREKFDTDPCQKWLNNEDKLEAAFLGHLVVLPACPCKYPNIIFYDNNLWDEKQKKHYRWRDVSSASYRLDVYKPGAAYCVRTLLATGSGSAQHCCYDSDRNLITRGSGAGTPYFVFLFGNCV from the exons GCAAAGAATTCTCCATTAAGaaggatttttaataaaacgacGACCTCTGTCCACTTTTTCCCGAATTTAAATACATCATTCTCGTTAACCATATCAAGAAGGAAACGAGAAGACGACGAGATCGATGATTTATTAACGAGACACTCGAAGAATCGTAAGCGTCATTGCAAAAATAATTCCACGTGTTCTCATATTGGAACACCGGAACag ATGTTCCAACAGGATAACGATTACGAAAGTGAGGAATCACGTTTAATGACAAAGATCCGAGCgtcaaatgaaaaagatgaaaatattaatacgcaATTAGaagatatcgatatatataacaatagatCGTCGATTATCGATGGATACGTCGAGGATAAGGATAAAGATACAATCGGCGATTacgacgacaataaagattttccttctatttatAAAACTTCGGATGATTTTTCCGGCATGTTGACGAATCTTTTTCAAGCCTTATTAAATGCATCGTTTGAGACCGATCACAATAACTTTAAGGGATTGCATTTTGTCAGAGAAAAATTTGACACGGACCCATGTCAAAAGTGGTTGAATAATGAAGACAAACTCGAGGCGGCATTTTTGG GACACCTCGTTGTTCTTCCTGCCTGTCCGTGCAAATATCCGAACATTATCTTCTACGATAACAATTTATGggacgaaaaacaaaagaagcaTTATCGTTGGCGCGACGTAAGCAGCGCATCCTACCGATTGGATGTTTACAAGCCAGGGGCGGCCTATTGCGTGCGTACTCTATTGGCTACGGGAAGCGGAAGTGCACAACATTGTTGCTACGATAGTGACAGAAACCTGATAACACGTGGTTCCGGCGCGGGGACACCGTATTTT GTATTTTTATTTGGGAATTGTGTTTGA
- the LOC124426313 gene encoding isthmin-1-like isoform X1: MRSIQLMIYIIITLHLILAVTLIHYQAKNSPLRRIFNKTTTSVHFFPNLNTSFSLTISRRKREDDEIDDLLTRHSKNRKRHCKNNSTCSHIGTPEQMFQQDNDYESEESRLMTKIRASNEKDENINTQLEDIDIYNNRSSIIDGYVEDKDKDTIGDYDDNKDFPSIYKTSDDFSGMLTNLFQALLNASFETDHNNFKGLHFVREKFDTDPCQKWLNNEDKLEAAFLGHLVVLPACPCKYPNIIFYDNNLWDEKQKKHYRWRDVSSASYRLDVYKPGAAYCVRTLLATGSGSAQHCCYDSDRNLITRGSGAGTPYFVSPDISLILHEKIDILPWRLCKGDFSRFNKVRPPNNDNGCNENPDNEEYQRQINSTKYY, encoded by the exons GCAAAGAATTCTCCATTAAGaaggatttttaataaaacgacGACCTCTGTCCACTTTTTCCCGAATTTAAATACATCATTCTCGTTAACCATATCAAGAAGGAAACGAGAAGACGACGAGATCGATGATTTATTAACGAGACACTCGAAGAATCGTAAGCGTCATTGCAAAAATAATTCCACGTGTTCTCATATTGGAACACCGGAACag ATGTTCCAACAGGATAACGATTACGAAAGTGAGGAATCACGTTTAATGACAAAGATCCGAGCgtcaaatgaaaaagatgaaaatattaatacgcaATTAGaagatatcgatatatataacaatagatCGTCGATTATCGATGGATACGTCGAGGATAAGGATAAAGATACAATCGGCGATTacgacgacaataaagattttccttctatttatAAAACTTCGGATGATTTTTCCGGCATGTTGACGAATCTTTTTCAAGCCTTATTAAATGCATCGTTTGAGACCGATCACAATAACTTTAAGGGATTGCATTTTGTCAGAGAAAAATTTGACACGGACCCATGTCAAAAGTGGTTGAATAATGAAGACAAACTCGAGGCGGCATTTTTGG GACACCTCGTTGTTCTTCCTGCCTGTCCGTGCAAATATCCGAACATTATCTTCTACGATAACAATTTATGggacgaaaaacaaaagaagcaTTATCGTTGGCGCGACGTAAGCAGCGCATCCTACCGATTGGATGTTTACAAGCCAGGGGCGGCCTATTGCGTGCGTACTCTATTGGCTACGGGAAGCGGAAGTGCACAACATTGTTGCTACGATAGTGACAGAAACCTGATAACACGTGGTTCCGGCGCGGGGACACCGTATTTTGTTAGTCCAGATATATCTTTGATTCTTCATGAGAAAATAGACATTTTACCTTGGCGTCTTTGTAAAGGAGACTTTTCTAG ATTTAACAAAGTGAGGCCACCGAACAACGATAATGGTTGTAATGAAAATCCAGACAACGAGGAGTATCAACGACAAATAAACAGtacgaaatattattga
- the LOC124426315 gene encoding intraflagellar transport protein 43 homolog isoform X1: MDWATDLEITSKKLIPRLGRRAGQNIMQEDSKSDEDLLNSPTSLSSGRSTQPPVAPPRARKTGWGDDLKSGKTKASSNIIEQLFLRDRFRSTGKENQQDDIPVIPDLDEIQEDNVLSDLSNAPVIDTNRVTAYKELDTDLIKNEAFTSLDGISLFPLTEKLYNENMVKEPDEAWNWNLLFTQVASEINNEVQKKLNA; the protein is encoded by the exons ATGGATTGGGCTACAGATTTAGAAATTACATCGAAGAAG CTTATTCCAAGACTGGGCAGAAGAGCAGGCCAAAATATTATGCAGGAAGATTCAAAATCAGATGAGGATTTGTTAAACAGCCCTACGTCATTATCCTCGGGACGTTCAACGCAGCCACCTGTGGCGCCACCTCGTGCCAGGAAAACTGGTTGGGGTGACGATTTAAAAAGTGGCAA aACAAAGGCTTCTTCTAACATAATTGAACA ATTATTCCTTAGGGATCGATTTCGATCAActggaaaagaaaatcaacaaGATG ATATTCCTGTGATACCGGATTTGGACGAAATTCAAGAGGACAATGTTCTTTCAGATCTTTCCAATGCACCTGt AATCGACACGAACAGAGTCACGGCTTACAAAGAATTAGATAcggatttaattaaaaacgaaGCATTTACATCGTTGGATGGGATAAGTCTTTTCCCTCTAacagaaaaattgtataatgaaaatatggtGAAGGAACCCGACGAAGCTTGGAATTGGAATCTTTTGTTCACGCAAGTCGCATCGGAGATTAATAACGAGGTCCAGAAAAAATTGAATGCTTAA
- the LOC124426315 gene encoding intraflagellar transport protein 43 homolog isoform X2: MDWATDLEITSKKLIPRLGRRAGQNIMQEDSKSDEDLLNSPTSLSSGRSTQPPVAPPRARKTGWGDDLKSGKTKASSNIIEQDRFRSTGKENQQDDIPVIPDLDEIQEDNVLSDLSNAPVIDTNRVTAYKELDTDLIKNEAFTSLDGISLFPLTEKLYNENMVKEPDEAWNWNLLFTQVASEINNEVQKKLNA, from the exons ATGGATTGGGCTACAGATTTAGAAATTACATCGAAGAAG CTTATTCCAAGACTGGGCAGAAGAGCAGGCCAAAATATTATGCAGGAAGATTCAAAATCAGATGAGGATTTGTTAAACAGCCCTACGTCATTATCCTCGGGACGTTCAACGCAGCCACCTGTGGCGCCACCTCGTGCCAGGAAAACTGGTTGGGGTGACGATTTAAAAAGTGGCAA aACAAAGGCTTCTTCTAACATAATTGAACA GGATCGATTTCGATCAActggaaaagaaaatcaacaaGATG ATATTCCTGTGATACCGGATTTGGACGAAATTCAAGAGGACAATGTTCTTTCAGATCTTTCCAATGCACCTGt AATCGACACGAACAGAGTCACGGCTTACAAAGAATTAGATAcggatttaattaaaaacgaaGCATTTACATCGTTGGATGGGATAAGTCTTTTCCCTCTAacagaaaaattgtataatgaaaatatggtGAAGGAACCCGACGAAGCTTGGAATTGGAATCTTTTGTTCACGCAAGTCGCATCGGAGATTAATAACGAGGTCCAGAAAAAATTGAATGCTTAA